Proteins encoded in a region of the Mycoplasma mobile 163K genome:
- the ileS gene encoding isoleucine--tRNA ligase, translating to MKNKYKETLNIPQDVLPMRANLIEKELKFKTFWDQNKIYQKALEKNKTNKPFILHDGPPYANGDLHIGHALNKILKDIVVRYKSLSGFYAPFVPGWDTHGLPIENKILKELKIDDHKNISTLELRKQAREYALSQIKNQKKQFLTMQLFSDFKDYYQTLDPKFEAEQLKVFKKMALDGLIYKSLQPVFWSPSSQSALAEAEVEYHEHKSHSIYTAFKIVKGNKFVEKNDFLVIWTTTPWTLIANSGVSVKEEFSYSKINYENKNYIFATDLVQKVTEIFGWKNFKIISSFQGKDLVGIEYQRPIKQEKTAPIVLGHHVTLESGSGLVHMAPLFGLDDFIIGRVEKLEEIMHINDDGSINEFGNQFANKFYWDANPEINEFLKQNNLLLHHSFLYHSYPHDWRTNKPVIYRGSNQWFVSIDPIKEKITKSIEHVESYPTWGISRLKTMIDNRTSWTISRQRAWGVPIPIFYNEKNEPVFEEELFDHIIDLVSKYGTDIWFEKSTDELLPEKYKNKNWTKEKDIMDVWFDSGTTSMGVKIEGAPVPWDVYLEGSDQYRGWFNSSLINSVVYYNQAPFKKLVSHGFVLDEKGNKMSKSKGNVVLPQEIISKFGADILRLWVANSEYTSDVTIGENIINQNVEIYRKFRNTFRFLIANLVDFDYKKDLKELTGIHLLIKEQLETLKFNTKIAYENFQFTNVIKLTNNFVYNLSSFYLDFSKDILYANKIEDLQRKMIQTNFYNITKTLLLILAPILPTTIEEVYQIFDQANKKESVHLENFFGISSIETIQEEKWNSFFELKNKVYALIEIAIKDKLIKSANQALVYIKETDEFLKTLDLKNLLMVGKVIFSKENKIENYEGHLCERCRIYFDFIDKDNLCVRCSKVIL from the coding sequence ATGAAAAATAAATATAAAGAAACTCTTAATATCCCTCAAGATGTTTTACCTATGAGAGCCAATTTAATAGAAAAAGAGTTAAAATTTAAAACCTTCTGGGATCAAAATAAAATTTATCAAAAAGCACTAGAAAAAAATAAAACAAATAAACCTTTTATTTTGCATGATGGGCCTCCATATGCTAATGGAGATTTACATATTGGACATGCATTAAACAAAATTTTAAAAGACATAGTGGTAAGATATAAAAGCCTTTCAGGTTTTTATGCTCCTTTTGTTCCAGGTTGAGATACTCATGGACTACCTATTGAAAATAAAATATTAAAAGAATTAAAAATTGATGATCATAAAAATATAAGCACTTTAGAACTAAGAAAACAAGCAAGAGAATATGCATTATCTCAGATAAAAAATCAAAAAAAACAATTTTTAACAATGCAACTTTTTTCTGATTTTAAAGACTACTATCAAACTTTAGATCCTAAATTCGAAGCTGAACAATTGAAAGTGTTTAAAAAAATGGCTTTAGATGGTTTAATTTACAAAAGTTTACAGCCTGTTTTTTGATCTCCATCTTCTCAATCAGCTTTAGCTGAAGCAGAAGTAGAATATCATGAACATAAATCACACTCAATTTATACTGCTTTTAAAATTGTAAAAGGTAATAAATTTGTTGAAAAAAATGATTTTTTAGTTATTTGAACAACAACCCCATGAACCTTAATTGCAAATTCAGGAGTTAGTGTTAAAGAAGAATTTTCTTATTCAAAAATTAATTATGAAAATAAAAATTATATTTTTGCAACTGATTTAGTTCAAAAAGTAACAGAAATTTTTGGTTGAAAAAATTTTAAAATCATTTCCAGTTTTCAAGGTAAAGATTTAGTAGGAATTGAATATCAAAGACCTATTAAACAAGAAAAAACAGCTCCTATTGTTTTAGGGCACCATGTAACTTTAGAATCAGGATCTGGTCTAGTTCATATGGCACCTCTTTTTGGATTGGATGATTTTATCATTGGAAGAGTTGAAAAATTAGAAGAAATTATGCACATTAATGATGATGGAAGTATTAATGAATTTGGCAATCAATTTGCAAACAAATTTTATTGAGATGCAAATCCTGAAATTAATGAATTTTTAAAGCAAAATAATTTGTTATTGCATCATTCATTTTTATATCACTCATATCCACATGATTGAAGAACTAATAAACCTGTAATTTATCGTGGTTCAAATCAATGGTTTGTTTCAATTGATCCAATTAAAGAAAAAATCACAAAATCTATCGAACATGTTGAATCATATCCAACTTGAGGAATTAGCCGTTTGAAAACTATGATTGATAATCGAACAAGTTGAACAATTAGTAGGCAAAGAGCTTGAGGAGTTCCAATCCCAATTTTTTATAATGAAAAAAATGAACCTGTTTTTGAAGAAGAATTATTTGATCATATTATAGATTTGGTTTCAAAATATGGAACTGATATTTGATTTGAAAAATCAACAGATGAATTATTACCAGAAAAATATAAAAATAAAAATTGAACAAAAGAAAAAGATATTATGGATGTTTGATTTGATAGTGGAACAACTTCAATGGGAGTAAAAATTGAAGGTGCTCCTGTTCCTTGAGATGTTTATTTAGAAGGAAGTGATCAATATCGCGGATGATTCAACTCATCTTTAATCAATTCAGTAGTTTATTACAATCAAGCTCCATTTAAAAAATTAGTAAGTCATGGATTTGTTTTAGATGAAAAAGGTAATAAAATGTCTAAATCAAAAGGTAATGTTGTCTTACCACAAGAAATAATTTCTAAATTTGGTGCTGATATTTTAAGATTGTGAGTTGCAAATAGTGAATATACTTCTGATGTAACTATTGGAGAAAATATTATTAATCAAAATGTTGAAATATATAGAAAATTTAGAAACACTTTTAGATTTTTAATTGCTAATTTAGTAGATTTTGATTATAAAAAAGATTTAAAAGAATTGACAGGAATTCATTTACTAATAAAAGAACAACTAGAGACTTTAAAATTTAATACAAAAATTGCTTATGAAAATTTTCAATTTACAAATGTGATAAAATTAACAAATAATTTTGTTTATAACTTATCTTCTTTTTATCTTGATTTTTCAAAAGATATTTTGTATGCAAATAAAATAGAAGATTTACAAAGAAAAATGATTCAAACTAATTTTTACAACATTACAAAAACTTTATTATTAATTTTAGCTCCAATTTTACCAACTACAATCGAAGAAGTTTATCAAATATTTGATCAAGCAAACAAAAAAGAAAGTGTTCATTTAGAAAATTTCTTTGGAATATCAAGTATCGAAACAATTCAAGAAGAAAAGTGAAATTCCTTTTTTGAATTAAAAAATAAAGTTTATGCTTTGATTGAAATAGCAATTAAAGACAAACTTATTAAAAGCGCAAATCAAGCATTAGTTTACATAAAAGAAACTGATGAATTCTTAAAAACATTAGATTTGAAAAATCTTTTAATGGTGGGTAAAGTTATCTTTTCTAAAGAAAATAAAATTGAAAACTATGAAGGTCATTTATGCGAAAGATGTAGAATTTATTTTGATTTTATAGATAAAGATAATTTATGTGTTAGATGTTCGAAAGTTATATTATAA
- a CDS encoding CTP synthase, whose protein sequence is MSKTKFIFVTGGVVSGLGKGVSAASLGNILKARGFSIFVQKLDPYLNVDPGVMSPYEHGEVFVTSDGGETDLDLGHYERFINTKFTKESNYTSGSILNNIIQREREGEFLGKTVQVIPHVTDEIIAVIKNAANKYQPDFIITEIGGTVGDIESNPFFYAIAQLGAKNRDDIFFIHVSYIIYLQSSQEWKTKPSQVSLEKLRSFGINANMLFLRSEKELPSFIREKASTFSLLSYENVIPIPDSSSIYKIPLYLEAQNVAKIILDHFKMENPIPNLEKWEKFVNLIDKPKGLEIKLAMLGKYTEFPDAYKSIVEALFVSSTYENVKVVLTWLSSENIKEDNIELTLGKFDGVVILPGFGIRGWHGKIVASSWLKKVNIPTFGICLGFQAMVIAQAREKGIKDADSAEFSKKGTMVLNTIQESTKGSSLGGTLRLGEYDVNVEKNTLAFDIYKSTKISERHRHRYEVQPEFQKILSDDEFIFSGFNKKLNTPEICEVKNLDFYLGTQYHPEFNSTPLEPQKLFSAFIQSIKKRKLNSK, encoded by the coding sequence ATGTCAAAAACAAAGTTTATTTTTGTAACAGGTGGAGTGGTTTCGGGACTAGGAAAAGGTGTTTCAGCAGCTTCTTTAGGTAATATTTTAAAAGCAAGAGGATTTTCAATTTTTGTTCAAAAACTTGATCCTTATTTAAATGTTGATCCGGGTGTAATGTCACCTTATGAGCATGGAGAAGTTTTTGTTACTTCAGATGGTGGAGAAACAGATTTAGATTTAGGGCATTATGAAAGATTTATTAATACAAAATTCACTAAAGAAAGTAACTATACCTCAGGAAGTATCTTAAATAATATCATCCAAAGGGAAAGAGAAGGAGAATTTTTAGGTAAAACCGTTCAAGTAATTCCTCATGTAACTGATGAAATTATTGCAGTTATAAAAAATGCTGCAAATAAATATCAACCTGATTTTATTATCACCGAAATTGGTGGTACTGTCGGAGATATTGAATCAAATCCATTTTTTTATGCAATTGCACAATTAGGTGCAAAAAATCGTGATGACATTTTTTTTATTCACGTTTCTTACATTATTTATTTGCAATCTTCACAAGAATGAAAAACAAAACCTTCTCAAGTTTCACTTGAAAAATTAAGAAGTTTTGGAATTAATGCAAACATGCTTTTTTTAAGAAGTGAAAAAGAACTACCATCTTTCATAAGAGAAAAAGCTTCTACTTTTTCTTTACTTTCATATGAAAATGTTATCCCTATTCCAGATTCATCTTCAATTTATAAAATTCCTTTATATTTGGAAGCACAAAATGTCGCAAAAATTATTCTTGATCATTTTAAAATGGAAAATCCAATTCCTAATTTAGAAAAATGAGAAAAATTTGTTAATTTAATCGATAAACCAAAAGGTTTAGAAATAAAATTGGCAATGTTAGGAAAATATACAGAATTTCCAGATGCTTATAAATCAATTGTAGAAGCTCTATTTGTTTCTTCTACTTATGAAAATGTAAAAGTAGTGCTTACTTGATTAAGTAGTGAAAATATTAAAGAAGATAATATTGAATTAACTCTTGGAAAATTTGATGGAGTTGTCATTTTACCAGGATTTGGAATTAGAGGATGACATGGAAAAATTGTTGCTTCTTCATGATTGAAAAAAGTTAATATTCCAACTTTTGGAATTTGTTTAGGTTTTCAAGCAATGGTTATTGCTCAAGCAAGAGAAAAAGGTATTAAGGATGCTGATTCAGCAGAATTTAGCAAAAAAGGAACAATGGTTCTAAACACTATCCAGGAGTCTACAAAAGGAAGTAGTTTAGGTGGGACTTTAAGATTAGGTGAATATGATGTAAATGTAGAAAAAAATACATTAGCATTTGATATTTATAAAAGCACAAAAATTTCCGAAAGACATAGACATAGATATGAAGTTCAACCAGAATTTCAAAAAATTCTATCAGATGATGAATTTATATTTTCAGGTTTTAATAAAAAACTAAATACACCAGAAATTTGCGAAGTTAAAAATTTAGATTTCTATTTAGGAACACAATATCATCCTGAATTTAATTCTACTCCACTTGAGCCACAAAAATTATTTAGTGCGTTTATACAATCGATAAAAAAGAGAAAGTTAAACTCTAAATAG
- a CDS encoding glycosyltransferase family 2 protein — protein MEKKLSVIIPCYNCEKFIEKAINSIFEENKKNIDNMEVLIVNDGSKDNSETILNELKDKYLNLKIYKKENGNWGSVINFVKNNKLTTGKYLSILDADDWYIKGALEKIWPIFEKNYDLIISEFSKLKKGKQTRNNVGFFRKTGRISKYSALTPWSMPLGKFVRNEVFYKTVELREKVSFQDMILYNEIVFLSEKIFFWNKSVGVWNLENEGSSTNSPWDKQKIQVFIDNFNYIIGKYKNKAHNGYCLYYYVNLKKYLKMYDFSIDLKWKDVNLYWLMPIIKSFFKFFLFIYLRKHFKNKNNNKRS, from the coding sequence ATGGAAAAAAAATTAAGTGTTATTATTCCTTGTTATAATTGCGAAAAATTTATTGAAAAAGCAATAAATTCTATTTTTGAAGAAAATAAAAAAAACATTGACAATATGGAGGTTCTTATTGTAAATGATGGATCAAAAGATAATTCCGAAACTATACTTAACGAGTTGAAAGATAAATATCTAAATCTTAAAATTTATAAAAAAGAAAATGGAAATTGAGGAAGTGTTATTAATTTTGTAAAAAATAATAAATTAACAACAGGAAAATATTTATCTATTTTAGATGCTGATGATTGATATATAAAGGGTGCATTAGAAAAAATCTGACCTATTTTTGAAAAAAATTATGATTTAATTATAAGTGAATTTTCAAAATTAAAAAAGGGGAAACAAACAAGAAATAATGTTGGATTTTTTAGAAAAACTGGGCGAATTTCTAAATATAGCGCACTTACTCCATGAAGTATGCCTTTAGGTAAGTTTGTTAGAAATGAAGTTTTTTACAAAACTGTTGAATTAAGGGAAAAAGTCAGTTTCCAAGATATGATTCTCTATAATGAAATTGTTTTTTTATCTGAAAAAATTTTCTTTTGGAATAAATCAGTTGGTGTGTGAAATTTGGAAAATGAAGGAAGTTCAACTAATTCACCATGAGATAAACAAAAAATTCAAGTTTTTATTGATAATTTTAATTACATTATTGGTAAATATAAAAATAAAGCGCACAATGGATATTGCTTGTATTATTATGTTAACTTAAAAAAATACTTAAAAATGTATGATTTTAGTATTGATCTTAAATGAAAAGATGTAAATTTATATTGATTAATGCCTATTATAAAATCTTTTTTTAAATTTTTTCTTTTCATTTATTTAAGAAAGCATTTTAAAAATAAAAATAATAATAAAAGGTCTTAA